From a region of the Pristis pectinata isolate sPriPec2 chromosome 2, sPriPec2.1.pri, whole genome shotgun sequence genome:
- the prdm8b gene encoding PR domain zinc finger protein 8b isoform X1: protein MLIDEWFRQHSAKITHRTGSNAEQASMMEDPNAHKGFWESDASRAVQQCLTDIFTSVYTTCDIPENAIFGPCVLSHTSLYDSIAFIALKSADKRTVPYIFRVDTSSANSSSEGLMWLRLVQSARDKEEQNLEAYVKNGQLFYRSLRRIDKDEELLVWYGKELLELLLLSNIRAQAKMNGSSPYTCLDCSQRFQCEYPFLAHLRFRCQKRMGSIASDENVKSSGDRDHIAAVEPSVKFGRSERQSAFSNVENNKPTTDFHNLARDMENPRENTRNRRETESINENKRKYDEVEKNDNIVHSTKMADRSPPTPREKLFCPSQQFRGSYFSLRENGRLMTTSSPESTDAKQSAFNEVKRTSLNLKQTPKDHAPDIDNKNGTAANTSPSEKAMDIKSVLTETQVPSCLDNIAMGSAFRSVSQLCATEERKSAFSQPARSFAQLPPLLVSQKVIPGLECHPGVGDSGRLYQANALAAKLQGADVNGSCNMQGGLAKQSPFIYATAFWPKAAGPIQLQVPSALTLLPPSFTSFCLPAQNWCAKCNASFRMTSDLVYHMRSHHKKEYAMEPLVKRRREEKLKCPICNESFRERHHLSRHMTSHN from the exons ATGCTTATTGATGAATGGTTTCGTCAGCATTCAGCCAAAATAACGCACCGAACTGGGAGCAACGCAG AACAAGCCTCGATGATGGAAGATCCAAATGCTCACAAGGGGTTTTGGGAGAGCGATGCCAGCAGAGCCGTCCAGCAATGTCTAACCGACATTTTCACCAGCGTGTATACAACCTGTGACATTCCAGAAAATGCCATTTTTGGGCCCTGCGTACTGAGCCACACGTCCCTGTATGACAGCATCGCTTTCATTGCTCTGAAGTCAGCCGACAAAAGGACGGTGCCCTATATCTTTAGG GTGGATACATCATCAGCAAACAGCTCCTCCGAGGGCTTAATGTGGCTCAGACTGGTCCAGTCGGCCAGGGATAAAGAAGAACAAAATCTCGAAGCATATGTGAAGAACGGTCAGTTGTTTTATCGGTCTCTGCGGCGGATTGACAAAGACGAAGAATTACTTGTGTGGTATGGAAAAGAACTGTTGGAGCTGCTCCTTCTCAGCAACATCAGAGCACAAGCCAAAATGAACG GATCCTCGCCGTACACATGCCTGGACTGCAGCCAGCGGTTTCAATGTGAATATCCCTTTCTAGCCCATTTGAGATTCCGCTGTCAGAAGCGAATGGGTTCCATTGCCTCAGATGAGAACGTTAAGAGCAGTGGAGACCGTGACCACATTGCTGCTGTAGAACCAAGTGTTAAATTCGGCCGATCGGAGCGCCAATCAGCCTTTTCTAATGTAGAAAACAACAAACCCACCACAGATTTCCACAATCTCGCCAGGGACATGGAAAATCCACGAGAAAATACTAGGAACCGGCGGGAAACTGAAagcataaatgaaaataaaaggaagTACGATGAAGTGGAGAAGAATGATAATATAGTGCACAGtacaaaaatggcagatagatcGCCGCCTACTCCAAGAGAAAAGCTTTTCTGTCCTTCCCAGCAGTTCAGAGGGAGCTATTTTAGTCTGAGAGAGAATGGAAGGTTGATGACAACGTCCAGCCCAGAGTCTACAGATGCCAAACAGAGCGCCTTCAACGAGGTGAAGAGAACTTCACTTAACCTTAAACAGACTCCAAAGGATCACGCTCCTGATATAGATAACAAGAATGGCACAGCGGCCAACACCAGCCCTTCGGAGAAGGCAATGGACATTAAATCTGTCCTGACTGAAACGCAAGTCCCTTCTTGTCTGGACAACATTGCCATGGGAAGCGCGTTCAGGAGCGTCTCTCAGCTCTGTGCAACCGAGGAGAGGAAGAGCGCATTCTCGCAACCGGCCAGATCTTTTGCTCAGTTGCCTCCACTCCTGGTGTCCCAAAAGGTGATCCCTGGCTTAGAGTGCCATCCTGGCGTTGGTGATTCTGGCAGACTTTATCAGGCGAATGCCTTGGCTGCAAAGCTCCAAGGTGCAGACGTTAACGGTAGTTGTAATATGCAAGGAGGTCTCGCTAAACAAAGTCCTTTCATATATGCCACTGCCTTCTGGCCAAAGGCCGCTGGCCCCATTCAGCTGCAAGTTCCATCTGCACTGACCCTTCTTCCCCCTTCATTCACGTCCTTTTGTTTACCAGCACAAAACTGGTGTGCCAAATGCAACGCTTCTTTCAGAATGACATCCGATTTAGTGTACCACATGAGATCTCATCACAAAAAAGAATATGCCATGGAACCTTTAGTGAAAAGACGAAGAGAGGAAAAGCTTAAATGTCCCATTTGCAATGAATCCTTTAGGGAACGCCATCATCTTTCCCGGCACATGACGTCTCATAACTGA
- the prdm8b gene encoding PR domain zinc finger protein 8b isoform X2: protein MWLRLVQSARDKEEQNLEAYVKNGQLFYRSLRRIDKDEELLVWYGKELLELLLLSNIRAQAKMNGSSPYTCLDCSQRFQCEYPFLAHLRFRCQKRMGSIASDENVKSSGDRDHIAAVEPSVKFGRSERQSAFSNVENNKPTTDFHNLARDMENPRENTRNRRETESINENKRKYDEVEKNDNIVHSTKMADRSPPTPREKLFCPSQQFRGSYFSLRENGRLMTTSSPESTDAKQSAFNEVKRTSLNLKQTPKDHAPDIDNKNGTAANTSPSEKAMDIKSVLTETQVPSCLDNIAMGSAFRSVSQLCATEERKSAFSQPARSFAQLPPLLVSQKVIPGLECHPGVGDSGRLYQANALAAKLQGADVNGSCNMQGGLAKQSPFIYATAFWPKAAGPIQLQVPSALTLLPPSFTSFCLPAQNWCAKCNASFRMTSDLVYHMRSHHKKEYAMEPLVKRRREEKLKCPICNESFRERHHLSRHMTSHN from the exons ATGTGGCTCAGACTGGTCCAGTCGGCCAGGGATAAAGAAGAACAAAATCTCGAAGCATATGTGAAGAACGGTCAGTTGTTTTATCGGTCTCTGCGGCGGATTGACAAAGACGAAGAATTACTTGTGTGGTATGGAAAAGAACTGTTGGAGCTGCTCCTTCTCAGCAACATCAGAGCACAAGCCAAAATGAACG GATCCTCGCCGTACACATGCCTGGACTGCAGCCAGCGGTTTCAATGTGAATATCCCTTTCTAGCCCATTTGAGATTCCGCTGTCAGAAGCGAATGGGTTCCATTGCCTCAGATGAGAACGTTAAGAGCAGTGGAGACCGTGACCACATTGCTGCTGTAGAACCAAGTGTTAAATTCGGCCGATCGGAGCGCCAATCAGCCTTTTCTAATGTAGAAAACAACAAACCCACCACAGATTTCCACAATCTCGCCAGGGACATGGAAAATCCACGAGAAAATACTAGGAACCGGCGGGAAACTGAAagcataaatgaaaataaaaggaagTACGATGAAGTGGAGAAGAATGATAATATAGTGCACAGtacaaaaatggcagatagatcGCCGCCTACTCCAAGAGAAAAGCTTTTCTGTCCTTCCCAGCAGTTCAGAGGGAGCTATTTTAGTCTGAGAGAGAATGGAAGGTTGATGACAACGTCCAGCCCAGAGTCTACAGATGCCAAACAGAGCGCCTTCAACGAGGTGAAGAGAACTTCACTTAACCTTAAACAGACTCCAAAGGATCACGCTCCTGATATAGATAACAAGAATGGCACAGCGGCCAACACCAGCCCTTCGGAGAAGGCAATGGACATTAAATCTGTCCTGACTGAAACGCAAGTCCCTTCTTGTCTGGACAACATTGCCATGGGAAGCGCGTTCAGGAGCGTCTCTCAGCTCTGTGCAACCGAGGAGAGGAAGAGCGCATTCTCGCAACCGGCCAGATCTTTTGCTCAGTTGCCTCCACTCCTGGTGTCCCAAAAGGTGATCCCTGGCTTAGAGTGCCATCCTGGCGTTGGTGATTCTGGCAGACTTTATCAGGCGAATGCCTTGGCTGCAAAGCTCCAAGGTGCAGACGTTAACGGTAGTTGTAATATGCAAGGAGGTCTCGCTAAACAAAGTCCTTTCATATATGCCACTGCCTTCTGGCCAAAGGCCGCTGGCCCCATTCAGCTGCAAGTTCCATCTGCACTGACCCTTCTTCCCCCTTCATTCACGTCCTTTTGTTTACCAGCACAAAACTGGTGTGCCAAATGCAACGCTTCTTTCAGAATGACATCCGATTTAGTGTACCACATGAGATCTCATCACAAAAAAGAATATGCCATGGAACCTTTAGTGAAAAGACGAAGAGAGGAAAAGCTTAAATGTCCCATTTGCAATGAATCCTTTAGGGAACGCCATCATCTTTCCCGGCACATGACGTCTCATAACTGA